The Desulfuromonadales bacterium genome has a segment encoding these proteins:
- a CDS encoding DUF4143 domain-containing protein, whose product MSKPLHSNRLSRLIKTPKLHPGDTGLACALLGVDAAALESDRQLLGQMAETFVFQELRRRASWHEEPVTFHHFRDKDGVEVDIVLEGGGQRVAGVEVKALATVTAADFRGLRKLKEAVGERFATGVVLYDGEATVSFGGGLFAAPIRSLWSMS is encoded by the coding sequence CGGCTGATCAAGACCCCCAAGCTGCATCCAGGCGATACGGGACTTGCCTGCGCCCTGCTGGGTGTGGATGCTGCGGCGCTGGAATCCGATCGCCAGTTGCTGGGGCAGATGGCGGAGACTTTTGTCTTTCAGGAACTGCGCCGCCGTGCGAGTTGGCATGAGGAGCCTGTCACCTTCCATCATTTCCGTGACAAGGATGGAGTGGAAGTCGATATTGTCCTGGAAGGTGGCGGGCAACGCGTTGCGGGAGTCGAGGTCAAGGCGTTGGCAACGGTCACTGCCGCTGATTTCCGCGGGTTGCGCAAGCTCAAGGAAGCGGTCGGAGAGCGGTTTGCAACGGGGGTGGTGCTTTACGATGGCGAAGCGACAGTCTCGTTTGGCGGTGGATTGTTCGCCGCTCCGATTCGAAGCCTCTGGTCGATGTCGTGA